The genomic DNA CGTACACTGTTTCCCCAAGGAACGTAAAATATTCATCAATACTTCACACCAAAGATTACAAGTCCTTTAACTAGTTTTTAATAAGTCAGTACTTTGCAATTATTTTTGACCGAAAATGTTAGTAACATACACTTAGCTAGTAAACAACAACCTGTTTCCGTATGTGTATAGAGATGGTTTACTCAGTATCTTAAACCTGAAAGAAGGACATAATAGTTGATTCCCGACCAATATGTTTGtcacaaatacatatatttgtgtCACGTACAATAAGGCCACTAATCATCTTTCTTAATTAGTTTCCGTGGAACCGAAAAGTAAATAATTATGAAGCGGTAATTAACGAAGAATTTATTAGAGCACAAAAAGCGTGCTCACACGTAATTATTGAGAGCTACTCTAGAATGTACATGAGaatagctatatatatactagtattgtGAATGCGGTTAAAAATGactgaaaagaagaaagagcgTGCTTggaaacagaacaaacaaatacGATAAACATGAGTATACTTTTTGTTCCATGTTATTAGAGTAAGTAGTAAAGTGGAGCGCATTAATGAGTAGATGCTTTTTAAGGTTATATTACCGATTAAAAACTAGTGATGAAATTATGATTATAGAATTATACTGTACTAGTACAAGAGCACTGAAATTGTCTCATTCGTACGCCATGCTTGTTTGCGCCCCGTGCCTGAGTACCCTATTCACTATAATCACTACCCTCTCAATATATCATAACTcctatgattgttttttttttttttaattttgttcgaTCCATATAAATAACTATCATATAAATTtgtctttataaatatacatattctCTTACAGAAGAAATTGGATTGATATGTTCCATCTCGTCATTCCTTGTTTTGATAAGTTctctgttaccaaacaaacattATTTTCCCCGGAAGGAActataatatgtaaaattttggtAGAGGAGAAGACTGAAAGTTGTTGCGAGTTAAGAGATCTTGAGGTCTTTAGAGCAAAGCGGATCGAACCGCAGCGATAATGTCAGTTAGAGAAATGAGGCCTTGTAGCCCATCGTTCTGGTCCACGACCCAAACTCTGTGTACACGTTTCGTGGTGACCATACGGATTACTTGAGCTAAGGTTGATGTCACGTGACACGTCACGAGCTCCCTCCCTGGTGTTGACGAAGCAGCGGTGAACAAGGGAGTTCTTGGGATTTTCTCAACAAACTCTAGCGCGTTTAGCGGTAACCAAGAACGCAACGTGGCTAAATGACATCCCTTTAGATCACTCGCCGAGAACGTTCCCACTACTCTCCGGTTTCTACCCTGCATGCACCAGAGCAAACACCAATATAATTAAGAGTCAGAGCATCTAGCTTCATCTATAGTACTTATAGAAAGATATCGGTAGATATGTAAGTGTAATTAGTGTAAGCAAAGTCACGTACGTCAACGAGCTGTTTATGATCCTCTTCCTCGCTGGAGGCTTCAACGATAGGAACGGCGTTGAGCATTGCCTTACTCATGCATTTAATCGCATCCTTTACTCTGGCCTGTATAACAGATACAAGttctctttaattaataatctgATGGAAATTCTCACGtacttcttcattttttttttttttttaacttgattaattaatttacctgACTGGTGAGGGCTAAAACGGTGTCGTGTATGGCGGAGAGATCAGTGACGGTGTGGGATAGGACACTTTGGAGATTAGAGGATCGgttgaggaagaaagagatgagatcCATCTGAGTCAGCATTGCGTAAGAAGAAGCCGATTCCACCAACTCAGGTCCTGAGATATTTTCTATGTTGCTGTCCATTGGAACCAATACTCTGTGGATTCCTTTACTCAACATCTCCATGCAATCCATTATGCTGCATTCATAATACTATTAGAGATTTTCTACTTTATATGCAAAAATTTTGCATAACATTTTCTGATTAATGTCGGTTAGTAAGAACCATAATATTAATCGAAACAACTAATAGTTGATGACAGAAAATAGCCGTATATATACTtggtcacaaaaaaaaatcttatttattactAGTTTNtttttttttttttttttttttttttttttttttttttttttttacttattactAGTTACAATGTTGAGAAAGTGTAAAACATTATTAAACGAAAAAATAGTAGACATATATAGCAATAATTAATCTTCAATACTAACCTGGTATTAGGATTGAGAGACCAAAGGCTGAGACCCTCAGGGGAATGACCAATGATAGAAGAGACAGGAGCAGCCATTTTCTTATCGAATCCACTCTCGCTGTCGTCTCCTTCGCCGGCGATGTGAGCCACAACATCGAGCATCGTCACCATTCCTATGTACTGTTTCCTTGCACTGCCGCTCTGTTTATCCGACTCTATTATCATCGATCCGCCGGCCCCCAGCCATTGGCCTGGTTTGGCAGCCACGGGCACAGCTATAACTCGGTTTGCCACCGGTTTCATGAGCATACCAAGAAGAACGGTCGTTTTAGTTTTTAGTAAcaatttttatatgaattaaacGGTCAAGTACTCTAAcagaaagaaatatatatgcATGGTGGGTTTACCATGGTGTTCAAGGCGTCTGCTAGAGTGGCGTTATCGGGAACTTGGACAAGCCGCCGCTTGTCAACCATAAGATCTTTGACCTTGAACTCCATCAGACGGCTGGACGACTGCATGAAGGTGGTGGTTATGTGTGTTGACTGAGTTGTGTGCACAGAGAGTCGAAGAAAATGGGACAATGCTGATATCATTCTTTAATTCTTTGTTCTGATGCTTCATACTTCATAGTTACTTCAATACTAGGAAGATGGCACGTATTACATGTGTTGCTCCATGGCATGTGCTTTTTCGAATGCTCAGACCACGCGTCCGTTTATTTAGATTCTCGTCTCGTGTACCTTTTACCCAACaacaaaatgatattaaaattaacTGTAGCGTATGTTGGAAAAACGAAATGTAGTGACTGATTTTTatcttgtgacaaaaaaaaaaaaaaaaaaaaaaaNNNNNNNNNNNNNNNNNNNNNNNNNNNCAATGGGGGCCCGGCCCACCAAagtatatagaaaaagaatgaAAGGAGCTATCAGGTCCCGTTAATGAAACGGGTCGGATTCAGAGCCCAACACAAGGCGAATATCTCGTGAAAGCAATAAATGCAGGAATCGAGAGAATCagaaatttttggtttatttcgcTACTCTCCCGAGTTATATCCCGTGAAAGCCATTATGACATTCGTGAACGTTTTTTTTTGGACccaccatatatttttttctctttttgtgtgtgaacATTTCTATGATTATATACATACACGCTCTACTATACAATTTGAAGAAACCTAAAACGCAATCACACAACAACACCAACCAAATCAAGTTGGGAAAAAAAATGGCACAATTCCGCCAAATATTCATTGTCTTGTCTATCATTTCTCCGTTAGTCACATCTTTCACCGTGATCACCTCCGACTCGACTGCTCCGTCGGCTCTGATCGACGGCCCACAAACTGGATTCACGATGACCAACGACGGCGCTCGCACGGAGCCCGACGAGCAAGACGCCGTCTACGACATTATGCGAGCGACTGGCAACGACTGGGCTGCCGCGATTCCTGACGTGTGTCGAGGCCGGTGGCACGGTATCGAGTGTATGCCGGACCAGGATAACGTCTACCACGTTGTCTCTCTGTCGTTCGGAGCACTCTCAGACGACACGGCGTTCCCGACCTGTGACCCTGAACGCTCTTACGTCTCTGAGTCCCTCACGAGGCTTAAGCACCTTAAAGCCTTGTTCTTCTACCGCTGTTTAGGCCGCGCCCCGCAGCGGATACCGGCTTTTCTTGGCCGCCTCGGCTCGAGTCTTCAGACGCTGGTTTTGAGGGAGAATGGCTTTTTGGGCCCTATCCCTCACGAATTGGGCAACCTTACCAATTTGAAAGTTCTTGATCTCCACAGAAACAATCTCAACGGCTCCATCCCCTCCTCGTTTAACCGATTCTCCGGTTTAACATCACTCGATTTG from Camelina sativa cultivar DH55 chromosome 7, Cs, whole genome shotgun sequence includes the following:
- the LOC104703437 gene encoding SNF1-related protein kinase regulatory subunit gamma-like PV42b isoform X1, whose product is MISALSHFLRLSVHTTQSTHITTTFMQSSSRLMEFKVKDLMVDKRRLVQVPDNATLADALNTMVANRVIAVPVAAKPGQWLGAGGSMIIESDKQSGSARKQYIGMVTMLDVVAHIAGEGDDSESGFDKKMAAPVSSIIGHSPEGLSLWSLNPNTSIMDCMEMLSKGIHRVLVPMDSNIENISGPELVESASSYAMLTQMDLISFFLNRSSNLQSVLSHTVTDLSAIHDTVLALTSQARVKDAIKCMSKAMLNAVPIVEASSEEEDHKQLVDGRNRRVVGTFSASDLKGCHLATLRSWLPLNALEFVEKIPRTPLFTAASSTPGRELVTCHVTSTLAQVIRMVTTKRVHRVWVVDQNDGLQGLISLTDIIAAVRSALL
- the LOC104703437 gene encoding SNF1-related protein kinase regulatory subunit gamma-like PV42b isoform X2 — encoded protein: MISALSHFLRLSVHTTQSTHITTTFMQSSSRLMEFKVKDLMVDKRRLVQVPDNATLADALNTMVANRVIAVPVAAKPGQWLGAGGSMIIESDKQSGSARKQYIGMVTMLDVVAHIAGEGDDSESGFDKKMAAPVSSIIGHSPEGLSLWSLNPNTSIMDCMEMLSKGIHRVLVPMDSNIENISGPELVESASSYAMLTQMDLISFFLNRSSNLQSVLSHTVTDLSAIHDTVLALTSQARVKDAIKCMSKAMLNAVPIVEASSEEEDHKQLVDGRNRRVVGTFSASDLKGCHLATLRSWLPLNALEFVEKIPRTPLFTAASSTPGRELVTCHVTSTLAQVIRMVTTKRVHRVWVVDQNDGLQGLISLTDIIAAVRSALL